Proteins found in one Sphingomonas sp. SORGH_AS_0879 genomic segment:
- a CDS encoding LexA family transcriptional regulator, whose amino-acid sequence MPWSEAAAQMLLEMLKGRSQQEAAEAAGVSIATWQRTVAGAREPTISELERLAGLLPADGLPKLLASAFGGTSFAQPKIAQTVATVTAKASEGFVQVPVHDVQVAAGAGRLIDRLPPPIYHWTFSRDWMEANLKGVGQLVMVEVSGSSQEPELSDGDLVAVDLDQSRLREGLFVVRLDDLLVIKHIQVDGRIVRLMSRNPLYDPVEIDLHEPGIDERFEVVGRAVWASKML is encoded by the coding sequence ATGCCCTGGTCTGAGGCAGCGGCGCAGATGCTCCTTGAGATGCTGAAGGGGCGCAGCCAGCAGGAGGCAGCGGAGGCGGCGGGCGTGTCGATCGCCACGTGGCAGAGGACCGTCGCAGGCGCGCGGGAGCCGACGATTTCGGAGCTGGAGAGGCTGGCCGGGCTTCTGCCCGCTGACGGGTTGCCCAAATTGCTGGCGTCGGCGTTCGGGGGCACGTCCTTTGCCCAGCCGAAGATCGCGCAGACGGTCGCGACCGTCACGGCCAAGGCCTCGGAGGGCTTCGTCCAGGTGCCGGTGCATGACGTCCAGGTCGCCGCCGGTGCGGGACGGCTGATCGATCGACTACCGCCGCCCATCTATCATTGGACATTCTCGCGGGACTGGATGGAGGCGAACCTGAAGGGCGTCGGCCAGCTCGTCATGGTCGAGGTGTCGGGCTCCAGCCAGGAACCGGAGCTATCGGACGGCGACCTCGTCGCGGTCGACCTCGACCAGTCACGGCTGCGCGAAGGGCTGTTCGTCGTTCGCCTGGATGACCTGCTGGTCATCAAGCACATCCAGGTCGATGGCCGCATCGTCCGGCTGATGAGCCGGAACCCGCTATATGATCCGGTCGAAATCGACCTGCACGAACCGGGGATCGACGAGCGGTTCGAGGTGGTCGGACGTGCGGTGTGGGCGAGTAAGATGTTGTAA
- a CDS encoding helix-turn-helix domain-containing protein, with the protein MLQDWHPEDIKAAVRRRGRTLSSVARDAGIKEDALRRALVVPRRAAEAAIAAELDEHPKVIWPTRYNEDGSRKRPQPVDNYRTEARFRKPHGMSRTETRA; encoded by the coding sequence ATGCTGCAAGACTGGCATCCTGAAGACATCAAAGCTGCTGTACGGCGGCGTGGTCGCACGCTGTCGTCAGTGGCTCGTGATGCGGGGATCAAGGAGGACGCCTTGCGGCGGGCGCTCGTCGTGCCACGTCGCGCCGCAGAAGCGGCGATTGCGGCGGAACTCGACGAACACCCCAAGGTCATTTGGCCCACCCGATACAATGAGGACGGCTCACGCAAACGGCCGCAACCTGTCGATAACTACCGGACGGAAGCCCGCTTTCGCAAGCCGCACGGCATGTCCCGGACCGAGACCCGCGCATGA